In Candidatus Goldiibacteriota bacterium, a single genomic region encodes these proteins:
- a CDS encoding type 1 glutamine amidotransferase, which produces MNIHIIMHVPFEGPGTIEPWAKARDHNLTYTRVYENEKFPDMDAFDMLIIMGGPMSVNDIDKYAWLSGEKGFISMAVSSCKKVLGICLGAQILAECLGGKVYPNREKEIGWHNTYLTEAGRNMKIFEGIPHEFSAFHWHGETFEVPAGCERIAYSDACENQGFVFGNEIAAFQFHLECTEESVKGLYSMCEDEIVPGKYVRTFDTVMEKKNRFAFINEQMIKFMDNFTR; this is translated from the coding sequence ATGAATATACATATAATAATGCACGTGCCTTTTGAAGGGCCCGGTACAATAGAACCGTGGGCAAAGGCAAGGGACCATAATCTTACGTATACACGGGTATATGAAAATGAAAAATTTCCGGATATGGACGCTTTTGATATGCTTATAATAATGGGCGGGCCCATGAGCGTGAATGATATAGATAAATACGCGTGGCTGTCCGGTGAAAAAGGTTTTATATCAATGGCGGTATCATCCTGCAAAAAAGTGCTTGGCATATGCTTAGGCGCGCAGATTCTGGCTGAATGCCTTGGGGGGAAAGTATACCCCAACAGGGAAAAAGAAATAGGGTGGCATAATACCTATCTTACTGAAGCCGGAAGGAACATGAAGATTTTTGAAGGAATACCCCATGAGTTTTCAGCTTTTCACTGGCATGGTGAAACATTTGAAGTGCCTGCCGGATGCGAACGTATAGCGTATTCCGACGCGTGCGAGAATCAGGGTTTTGTTTTTGGAAATGAAATAGCCGCGTTCCAGTTTCATCTTGAATGTACCGAAGAAAGCGTGAAAGGACTTTACAGCATGTGTGAAGATGAAATTGTCCCGGGTAAATATGTCCGCACGTTTGATACCGTAATGGAAAAAAAGAACAGGTTTGCTTTTATAAACGAGCAGATGATAAAGTTTATGGACAACTTCACCCGATAA
- a CDS encoding ABC transporter ATP-binding protein: MNNVFASVEGLDVTIGSKKILSRVNLEIKKGEFITLIGPNGSGKTTLVKCLLGLIKPSGGRVFLNGGKCGYIPQSLREETGFPATAEELIESSAKSAGMDKDMGEIADELKISKILKSRFCELSGGEKQKVMLAMVLVRKPELLVLDEPNLNLDPYAYMAFLKLADSIHKKHNITVIFVTHMIDSMPVSSARVVVLKKGEISFDGRADKLFGGKNAMEKIYG; the protein is encoded by the coding sequence ATGAATAATGTATTTGCCTCTGTTGAAGGCCTTGATGTAACAATAGGTTCAAAAAAAATATTGTCGCGGGTTAACCTTGAAATAAAAAAAGGGGAGTTTATAACCCTTATAGGTCCGAACGGTTCCGGCAAAACCACGCTGGTAAAATGCCTGCTTGGGCTTATAAAACCGTCAGGCGGAAGAGTCTTTTTAAACGGGGGAAAGTGCGGTTATATTCCGCAGTCTTTGCGTGAAGAAACGGGTTTTCCCGCAACCGCAGAAGAACTGATAGAAAGTTCCGCGAAAAGCGCGGGTATGGATAAAGATATGGGTGAAATAGCCGATGAACTTAAAATAAGTAAAATTCTTAAATCGCGTTTCTGTGAATTGTCCGGGGGAGAAAAACAGAAAGTGATGCTTGCAATGGTGCTTGTAAGAAAACCGGAACTGCTGGTGCTTGACGAACCCAACCTTAACCTTGACCCATACGCGTATATGGCTTTTCTTAAGCTTGCCGATTCAATACATAAAAAACATAATATCACAGTTATATTTGTCACGCATATGATAGACAGTATGCCGGTTTCTTCGGCGCGCGTGGTTGTGCTGAAAAAAGGGGAAATTTCCTTTGATGGCAGGGCGGATAAACTGTTTGGCGGAAAAAACGCGATGGAAAAAATATATGGATGA
- a CDS encoding energy transducer TonB, which translates to MKKNKALPVSAAALLISALLHAGIIGTASGMFSLFKGKHTAVNQPVDVTLELMPYVAKTGHKTELAKNDTAARNENSENDDMGGGTAAAVGDIETQNSVYAYNDAVKQRIQANRFYPPQARQKGIAGKSVVAFSINRNGTVADARLLTSSGNEMLDKEAVQNIRRAAPYPPLPDAIKAEPFALQIAIVFKLN; encoded by the coding sequence GTGAAAAAAAATAAAGCTTTACCTGTATCCGCCGCGGCGTTATTAATTTCAGCGCTGCTGCACGCGGGAATAATAGGCACTGCATCCGGCATGTTTTCTTTATTTAAAGGAAAACATACGGCTGTAAATCAGCCGGTGGATGTCACGCTTGAACTTATGCCGTATGTCGCAAAGACCGGACATAAGACAGAACTGGCAAAAAATGACACGGCCGCGCGCAACGAAAATTCAGAGAATGATGATATGGGCGGCGGCACGGCTGCTGCCGTCGGAGATATTGAAACACAGAATTCAGTCTACGCGTACAATGACGCTGTAAAACAGAGGATACAGGCAAACCGTTTTTATCCGCCGCAGGCCAGGCAAAAGGGAATTGCGGGAAAGTCTGTGGTGGCTTTTTCCATTAACCGTAACGGAACCGTGGCAGACGCGCGGCTTTTAACGTCGTCGGGGAATGAAATGCTTGATAAAGAGGCGGTGCAGAATATCCGGCGCGCCGCGCCTTATCCGCCGCTTCCTGATGCAATAAAAGCGGAACCGTTTGCCCTGCAGATAGCCATCGTCTTTAAATTAAATTAA
- a CDS encoding DUF4139 domain-containing protein: protein MKKLIMILSLFSCVSLYAAIPGFENASEIKAPISGVTVYSNTAYVERNFTASLAKGETLLAITDLPVGMVENTLSVKKAGDGAFLIKEFEYKEVLSKAVFEQKEKELRASLEAIKAEIVSYEDKIKVNESKIKALESINAKSADEVSKALATKDVSVTNLDSIIKFAVKGLEQAYKDKRAGEKKLKELKEKAAVIESELSSVRAGNLKRNKVLFIRVDSSAVLADAGITVKYAVYNSGWYPSYEANYTPAVSAAEVAYNAVVYQQSGEEWKNVKLTVSTGNKQHNINIPEPAPWILRERQVYKAKMMMSRPEAAPAAMAMDTAVMAEAQEAYAEAPAAYNAIMENELSMKVEMKGRFNVPSNGEPKSVFLKNMKFDTAGMYYSAVPSRNDAAYLTAEIENKDELSLMPGEMAVYLDGDYSGKQQIGKVINTGDKLTVSFGIDENIKIKREITDKKTGDRGLFGNDNGADYGFKITVENFNKKEAQLEIKEPMPVSQHDKIKVEVYKASEECVEKDEKGICTLKFKLGAGQKKVITYRVKVTYPKDMNVEGL, encoded by the coding sequence ATGAAAAAGCTTATTATGATACTGTCTTTATTTTCGTGTGTTTCGCTGTACGCGGCCATACCGGGATTTGAAAATGCGTCAGAAATTAAGGCGCCCATATCCGGCGTTACCGTGTATTCAAACACGGCATACGTGGAAAGAAATTTTACCGCATCCCTTGCCAAAGGCGAAACCCTTCTTGCAATAACCGACCTTCCCGTGGGAATGGTGGAAAACACCCTTTCGGTGAAAAAAGCCGGCGACGGAGCTTTTTTAATAAAAGAGTTTGAGTATAAAGAAGTTCTATCCAAGGCTGTTTTTGAGCAGAAAGAAAAAGAATTAAGGGCCTCTCTTGAAGCGATAAAAGCTGAAATAGTGTCGTATGAAGATAAAATTAAGGTGAATGAGTCAAAGATAAAGGCGCTGGAATCAATTAACGCGAAGTCCGCGGATGAAGTTTCAAAAGCGCTGGCAACAAAAGACGTATCTGTAACCAACCTGGATTCAATAATTAAATTTGCCGTCAAAGGGTTAGAGCAGGCATACAAAGATAAACGCGCGGGTGAAAAGAAACTTAAGGAATTAAAAGAAAAAGCAGCTGTGATTGAATCTGAACTTTCATCAGTCCGCGCTGGAAACTTAAAGCGAAATAAGGTGCTTTTTATAAGGGTGGATTCTTCGGCTGTTTTAGCTGACGCGGGAATAACCGTTAAGTACGCCGTATATAACTCGGGTTGGTACCCTTCGTATGAAGCGAATTATACGCCTGCCGTTTCCGCGGCTGAAGTGGCTTATAATGCTGTGGTTTACCAGCAGTCCGGCGAGGAATGGAAAAACGTGAAACTTACGGTTTCCACCGGAAACAAGCAGCACAATATAAATATTCCTGAACCCGCGCCGTGGATTTTAAGGGAGCGCCAGGTTTATAAAGCTAAGATGATGATGAGCAGGCCGGAAGCCGCACCTGCGGCGATGGCAATGGACACCGCGGTAATGGCTGAAGCACAAGAAGCTTACGCGGAAGCGCCCGCGGCGTACAACGCTATAATGGAAAACGAACTTTCAATGAAGGTGGAAATGAAGGGCAGGTTCAATGTCCCGTCAAACGGGGAGCCCAAGAGCGTATTTTTAAAAAACATGAAATTTGACACTGCCGGAATGTATTATTCGGCCGTGCCTTCGCGGAACGATGCGGCTTACCTTACCGCGGAAATAGAAAATAAGGACGAACTGTCGCTTATGCCGGGCGAGATGGCCGTGTATCTTGACGGCGACTATTCCGGCAAACAGCAGATAGGAAAAGTGATAAACACAGGGGACAAGCTTACAGTCTCTTTCGGAATAGACGAGAACATAAAAATAAAGAGGGAAATAACAGATAAGAAAACCGGGGACCGCGGCCTTTTTGGCAATGACAACGGCGCTGATTACGGCTTTAAGATAACAGTTGAAAATTTCAATAAAAAAGAGGCACAGCTTGAAATTAAAGAGCCTATGCCCGTATCGCAGCACGATAAGATTAAAGTTGAAGTTTACAAAGCAAGCGAAGAGTGCGTGGAAAAAGATGAAAAGGGAATTTGCACGCTTAAATTCAAGCTTGGCGCAGGGCAGAAAAAGGTTATAACATACAGGGTAAAAGTGACATATCCGAAAGATATGAATGTGGAAGGGTTGTAA
- a CDS encoding AMP-binding protein, which produces MAETLSELYRQSFEQNAALPAFSDYGKEPITYAEAAEKVAKMHESFSEAGLKKGDKIALAARNSTNWVLTYLSAITYGAVIVPILADFKPSEIQHIINHSDSVLLFASEEILGQLDLTETEKLAAAYRIDTMEREYINEKTALLMKAVSAVKNIFGRKKPEKEAKHFFMRDIADSETAAIVYTSGTTGLSKGVVLSRRSLYINVRFAMDNMPLKPGDNVLSFLPLAHSFGCAFEFLFPTAAGCHITYLDRLPSPTVLVEAFAKIKPRLILSVPLVLEKIYRNQIKKSIDGTPTGFLLSVPVVGKGIEAVIRKKIVNVFGGNFMEIIIGGASLSPEVDDFFKSIKFPFTIGYGMTECGPLVSYANWKEHKKGTVGKLINYLQARIDSPDPAKVPGEILLKGESVMKEYYKNPTATRDTIVDGWLKTGDLGTMDSEGNIALCGRSKNMILGPSGHNIYPEEIETKLSVMRYVSECVVVDRGGKITALIFPDMDAADKDGLDEAGLEKEMENIRKKLNAQLPVYSQVSAVKIHAQEFEKTPSKKIKRFLYS; this is translated from the coding sequence ATGGCGGAGACATTATCGGAACTTTACAGGCAGAGTTTTGAACAGAACGCGGCCCTGCCGGCTTTTTCGGATTACGGCAAAGAACCAATAACTTACGCTGAAGCCGCGGAAAAAGTGGCCAAGATGCATGAATCTTTTTCCGAAGCGGGATTGAAAAAAGGGGACAAGATAGCCCTTGCCGCGCGCAACAGCACAAACTGGGTGCTTACTTACCTTTCTGCCATAACATACGGCGCCGTGATAGTGCCTATTCTGGCGGACTTTAAACCGTCGGAAATTCAGCATATAATAAACCATTCAGACTCCGTGCTTTTATTCGCTTCTGAAGAGATACTTGGACAGCTTGATCTGACTGAAACCGAAAAACTTGCCGCCGCGTACAGGATAGACACAATGGAGAGGGAATACATTAATGAAAAAACAGCTTTATTAATGAAAGCCGTGTCCGCGGTAAAAAATATCTTTGGCAGGAAAAAACCGGAGAAAGAAGCCAAACATTTTTTCATGCGCGACATCGCTGACAGTGAAACCGCCGCCATTGTGTACACGTCCGGTACCACCGGGCTTTCCAAGGGTGTGGTGTTAAGCCGCCGCAGCCTTTATATTAACGTAAGGTTTGCCATGGATAACATGCCTTTAAAACCGGGCGATAATGTGCTGTCGTTTCTTCCGCTGGCGCACTCTTTTGGCTGCGCGTTTGAATTCTTATTTCCCACAGCGGCGGGATGCCACATTACATATTTAGACAGGCTGCCTTCGCCCACGGTATTGGTAGAGGCGTTTGCAAAAATAAAGCCAAGGCTTATCCTCTCTGTGCCGCTTGTGCTTGAAAAAATTTACAGAAATCAGATAAAAAAAAGCATAGACGGGACACCTACAGGATTTCTGTTAAGCGTGCCGGTTGTGGGTAAAGGTATTGAAGCGGTGATTAGAAAAAAGATAGTGAATGTTTTTGGCGGAAACTTCATGGAAATAATAATAGGCGGCGCGTCATTAAGCCCCGAAGTGGATGATTTCTTTAAGTCGATAAAATTTCCTTTTACCATTGGGTATGGCATGACAGAATGCGGCCCGCTTGTTTCTTACGCGAACTGGAAAGAACATAAAAAAGGAACAGTGGGAAAACTTATAAACTACCTTCAGGCAAGGATAGATTCGCCGGACCCGGCAAAGGTCCCCGGCGAGATTCTGCTTAAAGGCGAAAGCGTTATGAAAGAGTATTATAAGAATCCGACGGCCACCCGTGATACAATTGTGGACGGCTGGTTAAAGACAGGCGACCTTGGCACCATGGACAGCGAAGGCAATATCGCGCTGTGCGGCAGGTCAAAAAACATGATACTTGGCCCTTCCGGGCATAATATTTATCCCGAAGAGATAGAGACAAAACTTTCAGTCATGCGTTATGTCAGCGAATGCGTTGTGGTGGACAGGGGCGGAAAAATAACAGCGCTTATTTTTCCGGATATGGACGCGGCTGATAAAGACGGGCTTGACGAAGCAGGGCTGGAAAAAGAGATGGAAAATATAAGAAAAAAACTTAACGCGCAGCTGCCGGTTTACAGCCAGGTATCCGCCGTTAAAATACACGCGCAGGAATTTGAAAAGACGCCTTCTAAGAAAATAAAAAGGTTCCTGTACAGCTGA
- a CDS encoding zinc ABC transporter substrate-binding protein translates to MKKIFVLLAAVIIFSSCGDKTAQQNVLCGTSMIASLAKDIAPGIKNTVLIPPDACPGHFDLKPQDALAVKKAKLVIIHPYQQALAQAIKKINKKAKVEVLKASALTTPEGYFNGLSEMAALLNGYYPGNFEEFEKNRQAVVFSVMENVTDDQMYISCMRKKKVKAVVSAVQKDLAEYFGFVPVALFGEAENLTAKEISEIIKKSRNGRAAVILSNLNGSHDTSADIINRELKVKKAVLLNFPGASGDDSDFLALWRYNFNLIKQAAGGCSQ, encoded by the coding sequence ATGAAAAAGATATTTGTTTTACTTGCAGCTGTAATAATATTTTCATCGTGCGGGGACAAAACCGCACAGCAGAATGTTTTATGCGGCACATCCATGATTGCGTCGCTGGCAAAGGATATAGCGCCGGGGATAAAAAATACCGTGCTTATCCCGCCGGATGCCTGTCCGGGACATTTTGATTTAAAACCGCAGGACGCGCTTGCCGTAAAAAAAGCAAAACTTGTGATAATACACCCGTACCAGCAGGCGCTGGCGCAGGCGATAAAGAAGATAAATAAAAAAGCCAAAGTGGAAGTTTTAAAAGCATCCGCGCTTACTACGCCGGAAGGGTATTTTAACGGGCTGTCAGAAATGGCGGCGCTTTTAAACGGTTATTATCCGGGAAATTTTGAAGAGTTTGAAAAAAACAGGCAGGCTGTGGTTTTTTCTGTAATGGAAAATGTGACGGATGACCAGATGTACATAAGCTGCATGAGAAAAAAGAAGGTAAAAGCCGTTGTCAGCGCCGTTCAGAAAGACCTGGCGGAATATTTTGGATTTGTACCTGTGGCGTTATTCGGTGAAGCGGAAAACCTTACGGCAAAAGAAATATCGGAAATAATAAAAAAAAGCAGAAACGGCCGTGCCGCGGTTATTTTAAGCAATTTAAACGGCAGCCACGACACATCAGCGGATATAATAAACAGGGAACTTAAAGTAAAAAAAGCGGTGCTTCTTAATTTCCCCGGCGCGTCCGGGGATGACAGCGATTTTCTTGCGTTATGGAGATACAACTTTAACCTTATAAAGCAGGCAGCCGGGGGCTGCAGTCAATGA
- a CDS encoding metal ABC transporter permease gives MAEKTRWKKYMDELYVKAFLSCVITGTSCGLAGAFILLLEIPFVGVAVSHAAMAGGVWGVVFGLPGKVSAFAASILMSALLGPVSDKVKSSVNSILSVMFAFLMALALLGVGLFEGHRQMLYSVLWGNVFLSGWMDILFSVFVLVLELAFIIYYYSKLMFVLFNREMALANGIKERRIYYLMLLLTGAVVSAGLNTAGGLMIFGMIILPAAAAKQACVSFKSFLILSAAAGFIGGALGSLLAFALNLPLGATVVLFMAGIFTVSAVYKHFWRLRFNKI, from the coding sequence TTGGCGGAAAAAACGCGATGGAAAAAATATATGGATGAACTTTACGTAAAGGCATTTTTATCCTGTGTTATTACCGGAACTTCGTGCGGGCTTGCGGGGGCGTTTATTCTGCTTCTGGAAATTCCTTTTGTGGGTGTGGCGGTGTCGCACGCGGCAATGGCAGGCGGTGTATGGGGTGTTGTTTTTGGCCTGCCGGGCAAAGTTTCGGCTTTCGCCGCGTCTATTTTAATGTCCGCCCTTTTAGGGCCGGTTTCTGACAAAGTAAAGTCTTCGGTTAATTCAATTTTAAGCGTTATGTTCGCTTTTTTAATGGCGCTTGCGCTTTTAGGCGTGGGGCTTTTTGAAGGGCACAGGCAGATGCTGTATTCGGTGCTGTGGGGCAATGTCTTTTTGTCCGGCTGGATGGATATTTTGTTTTCCGTTTTTGTTCTTGTGCTGGAACTTGCCTTTATTATTTACTATTACAGCAAACTTATGTTTGTGCTTTTTAACAGGGAAATGGCCCTGGCAAACGGCATTAAAGAAAGGCGGATATATTATCTGATGCTTCTTTTAACCGGCGCGGTGGTGTCTGCCGGGCTTAATACGGCGGGCGGGCTTATGATATTCGGGATGATAATACTGCCGGCAGCCGCGGCAAAACAGGCGTGCGTAAGCTTTAAATCTTTTTTAATACTGTCAGCCGCCGCGGGATTTATCGGCGGAGCACTGGGCAGCCTGCTGGCTTTCGCGTTAAACCTGCCGCTGGGCGCGACGGTTGTTCTTTTTATGGCGGGTATTTTTACGGTCTCGGCGGTGTATAAACATTTTTGGCGGTTAAGATTTAATAAAATATAG